A single Pseudomonas putida DNA region contains:
- a CDS encoding alkaline phosphatase family protein, whose amino-acid sequence MPTSKILRLAVLVAAILLLGLFFKGCDQRQPPTQPKTLIIGMDGVQLQHYEKLGGDTNLQKRLFYGKAYAGGITGRASEQATVSGPGWITLLTGVWANKHGVVSNVESLRVDPKFPSLFKRLRDALPNAYISSIVNWSPINTAYLLVDGQGNNVRESGLSDEQVTTRTLEILENTPADFTFIQLDEPDEAGHASGFGPAYQFALHEADNRLGRLLDKVEERAYKHPQEDWLVLVCTDHGRDYWGSGHGGVTEQEKTVFIASNKPLNEELSQPSIPQDNPGPNNLYGYAAQTSVAPTVLRHMKLDLLPEWKLDGTPLLGTTGVRKARAIEGDAKLLWNSDSQGTVIIHKNDQVVANVPAYLQQWTDPQGMRQASDYVLELDDTPIAVRTRPVSKPFIIEESSD is encoded by the coding sequence ATGCCCACTTCCAAAATACTGCGGCTGGCTGTACTGGTTGCAGCCATACTGCTGCTCGGCCTGTTCTTCAAAGGCTGCGACCAGAGACAACCCCCAACGCAACCCAAGACACTCATCATCGGCATGGACGGCGTCCAGTTGCAGCACTATGAAAAACTGGGCGGCGATACCAACCTGCAGAAGCGCCTGTTTTACGGCAAAGCCTATGCGGGCGGTATTACCGGCCGGGCCAGCGAGCAGGCCACCGTGAGTGGCCCAGGGTGGATCACCCTGCTCACAGGTGTATGGGCCAACAAACACGGGGTCGTTTCCAATGTGGAGTCCTTGCGAGTCGACCCCAAGTTCCCCAGCCTGTTCAAACGACTTCGTGATGCACTACCGAATGCGTACATCTCCAGCATCGTCAACTGGTCGCCGATCAACACCGCGTACCTGCTGGTAGACGGGCAAGGTAACAATGTGCGCGAAAGCGGCCTGAGCGATGAGCAGGTCACGACGCGAACACTGGAAATTCTGGAAAATACACCCGCCGACTTCACCTTCATCCAGCTCGACGAACCCGACGAAGCTGGCCACGCCAGCGGCTTCGGGCCCGCCTACCAGTTTGCCCTGCACGAAGCTGACAACAGGCTGGGGCGTCTGCTGGATAAAGTCGAGGAGCGAGCCTACAAGCACCCGCAGGAGGACTGGCTGGTACTCGTTTGCACCGACCACGGACGTGATTACTGGGGCTCAGGCCACGGTGGTGTGACCGAGCAGGAGAAGACGGTCTTCATTGCCAGCAACAAGCCTTTGAACGAAGAGCTGAGCCAACCGAGCATTCCACAGGACAACCCGGGGCCCAACAACTTGTATGGCTACGCAGCGCAAACGTCGGTGGCCCCGACTGTGCTCAGGCACATGAAGCTCGACCTGCTGCCGGAGTGGAAACTCGATGGCACACCGCTGCTGGGCACCACCGGCGTACGCAAGGCGCGGGCCATTGAAGGCGACGCAAAGCTGCTGTGGAACAGCGATTCACAAGGCACGGTGATCATTCACAAAAATGACCAGGTTGTCGCGAACGTGCCGGCCTACCTGCAGCAATGGACTGATCCACAGGGCATGCGCCAGGCCAGCGACTATGTGCTTGAGCTCGATGATACACCGATAGCTGTGCGGACCCGACCGGTCAGCAAGCCATTCATCATTGAGGAAAGTAGCGACTGA
- a CDS encoding GIY-YIG nuclease family protein, whose translation MSIVNEVAETPLCKPWYVYLVRAANGSLYCGISDDPQRRFAAHQKGQGARYFKTSPAQALVYVEQWPDKGEALRQERLVKKLRKSAKEALVASYVAV comes from the coding sequence ATGAGCATCGTCAACGAAGTCGCCGAAACCCCGCTGTGCAAACCGTGGTACGTGTATCTGGTAAGGGCAGCCAATGGCTCGCTGTACTGCGGTATCAGCGATGACCCGCAGCGGCGTTTCGCTGCCCATCAGAAAGGCCAGGGCGCCCGCTATTTCAAGACCAGCCCGGCACAGGCGCTGGTCTATGTGGAGCAGTGGCCGGACAAGGGCGAAGCGCTGCGCCAGGAACGGCTTGTGAAGAAATTGCGCAAATCGGCCAAGGAGGCGCTGGTCGCCTCCTATGTGGCCGTCTGA
- the hisC gene encoding histidinol-phosphate transaminase, with amino-acid sequence MSRFWSPFVKALVPYVPGEQPKMARLVKLNTNENPYGPSPKALDAMRAELNDNLRLYPDPNSDRLKQAVAEYYGVTPAQVFVGNGSDEVLAHIFHGLFQHDRGPLLFPDVSYSFYPVYCGLYGIPFEQVALDEQFQIRIADYARANAGIIFPNPNAPTGCLLPLQAIEQLLQANRDSVVVVDEAYIDFGGETAISLVDRYDNLLVTQTLSKSRSLAGLRVGLAVGHPDLIEALERIKNSFNSYPLDRMAIVGAAAAFEDQAYFEETCRKVIDSREALVEQLVAKGFEVLPSAANFIFARHPQQDAAQLAARLREQGVIVRHFKQERIAQFLRITIGTPAMNQALIDALN; translated from the coding sequence ATGAGTCGATTCTGGAGCCCCTTCGTCAAGGCGTTGGTACCTTACGTGCCGGGCGAGCAGCCCAAAATGGCCCGCCTGGTGAAGCTGAACACCAACGAGAACCCGTATGGCCCGTCGCCCAAGGCGCTGGACGCCATGCGCGCGGAACTGAACGATAACCTGCGCCTTTATCCGGACCCGAACAGTGACCGGCTCAAGCAGGCGGTGGCCGAGTACTACGGTGTCACCCCGGCTCAGGTATTCGTCGGCAATGGCTCGGACGAGGTGCTGGCACACATATTCCACGGCTTGTTCCAGCACGACCGTGGTCCGCTGCTGTTCCCGGATGTCAGCTACAGCTTCTATCCGGTCTACTGCGGCCTGTACGGCATTCCATTCGAGCAGGTGGCGCTGGACGAGCAGTTCCAGATCCGCATCGCCGACTACGCCAGGGCCAACGCCGGGATCATCTTCCCCAACCCCAACGCACCGACCGGCTGCCTGCTGCCGCTGCAAGCGATAGAGCAGTTGCTGCAGGCCAACCGTGATTCGGTCGTGGTGGTGGATGAAGCCTACATCGACTTCGGTGGTGAGACGGCTATCAGCCTGGTGGACCGCTACGACAACCTGCTGGTGACTCAGACCCTGTCGAAATCGCGCTCGCTGGCCGGGCTGCGGGTTGGTCTGGCTGTCGGCCATCCGGACCTGATCGAAGCGCTGGAACGGATCAAGAACAGCTTCAACTCCTATCCGTTGGACCGTATGGCCATCGTGGGTGCGGCGGCGGCGTTCGAAGATCAGGCCTACTTCGAGGAAACTTGCCGCAAGGTAATCGACAGCCGTGAAGCGCTGGTCGAACAACTGGTAGCGAAGGGCTTCGAGGTGCTGCCATCGGCGGCCAACTTCATCTTCGCCCGCCATCCGCAGCAGGATGCCGCGCAGCTGGCGGCGCGTCTGCGTGAACAAGGGGTGATCGTGCGTCACTTCAAGCAGGAGCGGATTGCCCAGTTCCTGCGTATCACCATCGGCACGCCGGCGATGAACCAGGCGTTGATCGATGCACTGAACTGA
- a CDS encoding CynX/NimT family MFS transporter, whose product MAEPMTRDAPARERDLEELLIDAEADDAQVQQQPPALRRPWLLLLGLVLVALNLRPALSSMAPVLGQVAAGLGLNASEAGLLTTLPVLCLGLFAPLAPVLARRFGSERVILGILLTLALGIVVRSALGAAGVFIGSVMAGASIGIIGVLLPGIVKRDFPQHAGTLTGVYTMALCLGAAMAAGATVPLTQHFDGNWALGLGFWMIPALLAMLIWLPQARQGHGMHKVAYRVRGLWRDPLAWQVTLYMGLQSSLAYIVFGWLPSILIGRGLSPTEAGLVLSGSVIVQLVSSLSAPWLATRGKDQRLAIVIVMLVTLAGLFGCLYAPVDGLWGWAVLLGLGQGGTFALALTLIVLRSKDAHVAANLSSMAQGVGYTLASMGPFAVGLVHDMTGGWAAVGWIFAVLGVGAIVFGLGAGRAMHVQVTSEKL is encoded by the coding sequence ATGGCTGAACCAATGACCCGAGACGCGCCTGCCCGCGAGCGAGACCTGGAAGAACTGCTGATCGACGCCGAAGCCGACGATGCCCAGGTGCAACAACAACCGCCGGCTCTGCGGCGGCCTTGGCTGTTGCTGCTGGGCCTTGTGCTGGTGGCGTTGAACCTGCGCCCGGCGTTGTCGAGCATGGCGCCTGTGCTTGGCCAGGTCGCTGCGGGGCTCGGCCTGAATGCCTCCGAGGCTGGCTTGCTGACCACCTTGCCGGTGCTCTGCCTGGGGCTGTTCGCACCGCTGGCGCCGGTCCTGGCGCGCCGCTTTGGCAGCGAGCGGGTGATCCTTGGCATCCTGCTCACCCTGGCGTTGGGTATCGTGGTGCGCAGCGCCCTGGGGGCTGCCGGCGTATTCATCGGCAGCGTGATGGCCGGGGCCAGCATCGGCATCATCGGCGTGCTGTTGCCGGGTATCGTCAAGCGCGACTTCCCGCAGCATGCGGGTACCCTGACCGGCGTCTACACCATGGCCCTGTGCCTGGGGGCGGCCATGGCGGCCGGGGCCACCGTGCCGCTGACCCAGCACTTCGATGGCAACTGGGCCCTTGGCCTGGGCTTCTGGATGATACCGGCGCTGCTGGCCATGCTCATCTGGTTGCCGCAAGCGCGCCAGGGCCATGGCATGCACAAGGTCGCCTACCGGGTGCGCGGGCTGTGGCGTGACCCGCTGGCGTGGCAGGTAACGCTGTACATGGGGCTGCAGTCGTCACTGGCGTACATCGTCTTTGGCTGGTTGCCGTCGATTCTCATCGGTCGTGGCCTGAGCCCGACCGAGGCCGGCCTGGTGCTGTCCGGATCGGTGATCGTGCAGCTGGTCAGTTCGCTGAGTGCCCCTTGGCTGGCGACCCGCGGCAAGGACCAGCGCCTGGCTATCGTGATCGTTATGCTGGTGACGTTGGCGGGGCTGTTCGGTTGCCTGTATGCACCTGTCGACGGGCTGTGGGGCTGGGCGGTGCTGTTGGGGCTGGGGCAGGGCGGTACCTTTGCCCTGGCGTTGACACTGATCGTGCTGCGTTCGAAGGATGCCCATGTAGCGGCGAACCTGTCGAGCATGGCTCAGGGCGTGGGTTATACCCTGGCGTCCATGGGCCCGTTTGCGGTCGGCCTGGTGCATGACATGACTGGCGGCTGGGCGGCGGTGGGCTGGATTTTCGCTGTGCTTGGCGTCGGGGCGATCGTGTTTGGGCTTGGTGCTGGGCGGGCTATGCATGTGCAGGTGACCAGCGAAAAGCTCTGA
- the yejK gene encoding nucleoid-associated protein YejK, which translates to MPIRHCIVHLIDKKPDGSPAVLHARDTELGASDAIENLLADLNDSYNAKQGKAWGFFHGESGAYPLSGWLKQYLEDEKDFAGFSRVAVEHLQKLMEESNLSTGGHILFAHYQQGMTDYLAIALLHHSEGVAVNAELDVTPSRHLDLGQLHLAARINLSEWKNNQNSKQYISFIKGKNGKKVSDYFRDFIGCQEGVDGPGETRTLLKAFSDFVESEDLPEEAAREKTQTLVEYATTQTKLGEPVTLEELSSLIDEDRPKAFYDHIRNKDYGLSPEIPADKRTLNQFRRFTGRAEGLSISFEAHLLGDKVEYDEAAGTLIIKGLPTTLVDQLKRRKD; encoded by the coding sequence ATGCCAATCCGTCATTGCATCGTTCACCTGATCGACAAGAAGCCCGATGGCAGCCCCGCCGTGCTCCATGCACGGGATACCGAGCTGGGCGCATCGGACGCCATCGAAAACCTCCTGGCCGACCTCAACGACAGCTACAACGCCAAACAAGGCAAGGCCTGGGGCTTCTTCCACGGCGAGTCCGGTGCCTACCCGCTCAGTGGCTGGCTGAAGCAATACCTGGAAGACGAGAAAGACTTCGCCGGGTTCAGCCGGGTGGCGGTCGAGCACCTGCAAAAGCTGATGGAAGAGTCCAACCTCTCGACCGGCGGCCACATCTTGTTCGCCCACTACCAGCAAGGCATGACCGACTACCTGGCCATCGCCCTGCTGCACCACAGCGAAGGCGTGGCTGTGAACGCCGAGCTGGACGTGACGCCGTCACGCCACCTCGACCTCGGCCAATTGCACCTGGCGGCGCGCATCAACCTGTCGGAGTGGAAGAACAACCAGAACTCCAAGCAGTACATCTCGTTCATCAAGGGCAAGAACGGCAAGAAGGTGTCGGATTACTTCCGCGACTTCATCGGCTGCCAGGAAGGCGTCGACGGCCCGGGCGAGACACGCACCCTGCTCAAGGCCTTCAGTGACTTCGTCGAAAGCGAGGACCTGCCGGAAGAAGCCGCCCGCGAGAAGACCCAGACCCTGGTCGAGTACGCCACCACTCAGACCAAGCTCGGTGAACCGGTAACCCTGGAAGAGCTTTCGAGCCTGATCGACGAGGACCGCCCGAAGGCCTTCTACGACCACATCCGTAACAAGGACTACGGGCTGTCGCCGGAAATCCCTGCGGACAAACGCACCCTCAACCAGTTCCGCCGCTTCACCGGGCGTGCCGAAGGCCTGTCGATCAGCTTCGAGGCGCACCTGCTGGGTGACAAAGTGGAATATGACGAGGCCGCCGGCACCCTGATCATCAAAGGCCTGCCGACCACGCTGGTGGATCAGCTCAAGCGCCGCAAGGACTGA
- a CDS encoding FadR/GntR family transcriptional regulator — protein MSSELTKRSLVELAVERMRERIVQGDWQVGQRLPTEPVLALELGISRNTVREAMRVLAFSGLVEIRQGDGSYLRTCQDPLQAVQAMSRCTLEQARETRHILETEAIGLAALRRTDEDLRGLRAALTGSAGHFHGDVDAYVSCDLVFHQRLIDAAHNPALSELYRYFSGVVAAALQHNMATVPRSQATFDLHGQILDAIEQRDPERAKALSRTLIES, from the coding sequence ATGAGCAGTGAATTGACCAAGCGTTCATTGGTCGAACTGGCCGTAGAGCGCATGCGTGAGCGTATTGTGCAAGGCGACTGGCAAGTCGGGCAGCGGCTACCGACCGAGCCGGTGCTGGCACTGGAGTTGGGCATCAGCCGCAACACTGTGCGCGAGGCCATGCGCGTGCTCGCATTCAGTGGCCTGGTGGAAATCCGCCAGGGTGACGGCAGTTACCTGCGTACATGCCAGGACCCGCTGCAGGCCGTGCAGGCCATGTCGCGCTGCACCCTGGAGCAGGCTCGCGAGACTCGGCACATCCTCGAAACCGAGGCGATCGGCCTGGCGGCATTGCGCCGTACCGACGAAGACCTGCGCGGCTTGCGTGCAGCACTGACCGGCAGTGCCGGGCACTTTCACGGTGATGTCGATGCCTATGTCAGCTGCGACCTGGTTTTCCACCAGCGGCTGATCGACGCCGCGCACAACCCAGCTCTGAGCGAGTTGTACCGTTACTTTTCCGGTGTGGTTGCCGCCGCGCTGCAACACAACATGGCGACTGTGCCGCGCAGCCAGGCGACTTTCGACCTGCACGGGCAGATCCTCGACGCCATCGAACAACGCGATCCGGAGCGGGCCAAGGCCCTGAGCCGGACCCTCATCGAATCCTGA
- a CDS encoding nuclear transport factor 2 family protein, with product MSDANRDLITRFYQAFQRLDAEAMVACYSDDIVFSDPVFGTLRGRDAGDMWRMLTTRAKDFSLTFDQVQADQRSGCAHWVATYLFSQTGRTVVNDIQARFVIRDGLICQHDDSFDLWRWSRQALGTPGLLLGWSPMLQSKVRQQAFKGLRAFQQAS from the coding sequence ATGAGCGACGCCAACCGAGACCTGATCACCCGCTTCTATCAGGCCTTTCAGCGCCTGGACGCCGAGGCCATGGTGGCCTGCTACAGCGACGACATTGTCTTCAGCGACCCGGTATTCGGCACCCTGCGCGGCCGCGATGCCGGTGACATGTGGCGCATGCTCACCACTCGTGCCAAGGATTTTTCGCTGACGTTCGACCAGGTCCAAGCCGACCAGCGCAGCGGCTGTGCCCACTGGGTTGCCACCTACCTGTTCAGCCAGACCGGCCGCACCGTGGTCAACGATATCCAGGCGCGCTTCGTCATTCGCGACGGGCTGATCTGCCAGCATGACGACAGCTTCGACCTGTGGCGCTGGTCACGTCAGGCACTGGGAACGCCAGGGCTGTTGCTGGGCTGGTCGCCTATGCTGCAGAGCAAGGTGCGCCAGCAGGCTTTCAAAGGGCTGCGAGCGTTCCAGCAAGCGAGCTGA